One Silene latifolia isolate original U9 population chromosome 4, ASM4854445v1, whole genome shotgun sequence DNA segment encodes these proteins:
- the LOC141651273 gene encoding uncharacterized protein LOC141651273, with protein MRKPELSGRMTKWSVHLSGYDLQFEPRTATKSQALADFVSDFCPDTRGEAEKGMLTIMGNQDSGIWTLYIDVASNARGAGVGLVLRSPKGDMIVQAVRCEFKATNNEAEYEALILGMQMALGLKVRNLRVFSDSLLVVNHVNNEYVARDSKMVAYLKIATEQKSKFRSFKITQVPRD; from the coding sequence atgaggaagcccgaACTCTCAGGGAGAATGACTAAATGGTCGGTACATCTTAGTGGGTATGACTTGCAATTCGAACCCAGAACGGCGACAAAGTCTCAAGCCTTAGCAGATTTCGTTTCCGACTTCTGCCCTGATACCCGTGGGGAGGCAGAAAAGGGAATGCTGACAATAATGGGGAATCAGGATAGTGGAATATGGACCTTATACATCGATGTAGCCTCAAACGCGAGAGGGGCTGGTGTAGGTTTAGTCCTGCGATCACCTAAAGGTGATATGATAGTGCAAGCTGTCAGATGTGAGTTCAAAGCAACCAACAACGAAGCCGAGTATGAAGCCCTAATACTAGGGATGCAGATGGCGCTGGGGCTTAAGGTGAGGAACCTGAGGGTGTTTAGCGATTCCTTACTTGTGGTGAATCATGTAAACAACGAATACGTGGCACGTGATTCAAAGATGGTGGCTTACCTGAAGATAGCCACAGAGCAAAAATCAAAGTTTAGGTCGTTCAAAATAACTCAGGTTCCACGAGATTAG
- the LOC141651272 gene encoding uncharacterized protein LOC141651272: MRGRPGPLVSSEEQQDPDWRVPYINWLRDGTLPEDRKEAQSFRIKASRYILIDNILFGKSLAGPCLRCLSRKEAGTVLHDVHGGECRNHAGGRSLSNKILRQGYFWPTMRADAVNHAKRRESCQKAALAIYQAAEPMHLIISPWPFMVGHGYSG; this comes from the coding sequence ATGCGCGGGAGGCCAGGACCACTGGTTTCCAGTGAAGAACAGCAGGATCCAGATTGGAGAGTGCCGTACATAAATTGGCTAAGGGATGGAACGCTCCCCGAGGATAGAAAGGAAGCGCAAAGTTTCAGGATAAAAGCCTCCAGGTATATCTTAATCGATAACATTCTTTTTGGGAAATCACTGGCAGGACCATGCCTCAGGTGCTTGAGCAGAAAGGAGGCAGGGACAGTGCTGCATGACGTACATGGTGGAGAATGTAGGAACCACGCCGGTGGACGAAGTCTGTCTAACAAAATTTTGAGACAGGGAtatttctggcccaccatgcgtGCAGATGCCGTTAACCATGCCAAACGACGTGAATCATGTCAAAAGGCGGCCCTAGCAATCTACCAGGCGGCGGAGCCAATGCATCTAATTATCTCTCCATGGCCATTCAtggtggggcatggatatagtggGTAA